The following nucleotide sequence is from Komagataeibacter medellinensis NBRC 3288.
CAGCATTGTAGTAACTGCCCGCGTAATTGTAATTCCAGTCATTGGGCGGCTGGATACTGCGGCTGACATTGCCGTAAATCTCGACATGACTGTCAGGTTTGTAGCGAAAGCCGCCACGGGGAATGAAATTGACCGAAGACGTATGCAGGTCGCTGCGGTTGGGATAGGTGACATCAGACGTACGCTTGATGAACGCCAGCGCGCCCGCCGCCGTAAGCCACAGATTGTGCGCCACTTCGGTATTGTTGCGAAGATGAAAATAGTTTTCCGTTCCGCCATATTTGACATTGCGCAGCAACATGCCATCCGGTGCCCCGCCAAACACGCTGCTGACACGGATGCGGTTGCGCTGCCAGGCCTCGATATCGCTATAGCTCATGATACCGGCCTGGGTATCGCTACTGTGACCGGCCAGCACGTCATGGCGATCATAATTGAGCACCCCCGCGATCGTCTTGTACCCCCATATCTGGGACGAGGCGGTGTTCTGGATATCGATCGGCGCGTCCTGGTAGTTGCCGCCTATTTCTATCTTTGATTTGTCATCAATACGGATAGAGGTCATGGACCCGTAATACTTCGTGCCCGGCTGGATACGGTGCGCGCCCCATGCGTAATAAGGTGACTGCGCCTGTTTGGGATCGGACAGGATCTGGTCGCGTGTCAGGTAGCCGGGATAGCCGTTGACCGTCTGCCGGTAGCGAAAGAACGCGCGGGTGGAGACACGGTCATTGAACTTATATCCAAAATTGGCATTCAGCCCGAAACTGGTAGCTTTGGTATTGTCCTGATAGCCGCTACGGTAAGAATTGGTGGCACTGATGTAATAGTCAAACTTGCCAAATACCCCACCCGAGCTGAGTTGTTCCTTTACGTAACCAAAGCTGCCTGCCTCCACGCGCGCCTGATAGCGCTGGGCGTCATAGCCGGTCTGGCTGACGTAATTGATCGCACCGCCGAGTTGCATGCCGCCATAGTCGAACGCATTCGCCCCGCGCAGTACTTCCGTGTAACGTAGGCCAAGGGGTTCAAACAGTTCATAGGGCGTGCCCGCAGGCGTTGTGACCGGCAGGCCATCGAACATCATGAGCATGCCGGAGCGAAAATAGTTGGTACCGGTGGCAATGCCCGACCCGCGCACGGACAGGCGTATCCCGTCTCCCCCGCCCGAGGACTGTGCAAATACACCGGGCTGGAAGGACAGTGTATCCGCACTGGTGAAGTTACGGCCCTTGAGTACTTTCTGCGCATCGATCACGCTGGTTGCCCCCGGTATGGAGGCCAGACGCGCTTCCGCCCGCGCTGCAGGCGACAGGCGATGGCGCGAGACGGAAATGATTTCCGGTTGGGGGGCGGCCGCGGCAGGGACTGCCCCGTGGCCTGCGGGGCGATCATGCTGTGCTGCGGGTGTAGTGTTCCGTACGGGGTGGGCGGGAGCCACATCCGCCGCGAAGGCTGCGGGGGCAAAACCCATAAGATAGGAGCCGACTACCAGTGTCGTGCGATGTGAAAGAAGGCGGGAGCGAAAGATGGACCTGTCAGACAGGCGGTGTAAGGATATCCGTGCCATTGGGCATAATTCCATGGGTAGATGCATCTGCATGATTATTTCGTATGTATTTCTTGTTCATTGTCCGACCCCTTAGCGTGTACACATCTGTTTTTATCCTCGGAAATACTCGATATTCTTATTTCGGAATGACGCGGCTGTACTGCCTGTTGAACCAGACCAGGCCGGGCTGGACCCCATCGACCGCCAGACTGACATCAACCACATGGGCAATGACGATCGTATGGGTTCCCACATCACGGATTTCACGGATGCGACAGTCAAAACTGGCCAGCGCATCATCCAGCACGGGTGCGCCGGTCGGGCCGGCATGCCAGCGGCCTGCTGCAAAACGCTCCTGCATGGAACGCGAACGACTGCTGAAAATATTGGAAAGTTCATGCTGGCCGGCATGCAGGACATTGATGGCCAG
It contains:
- a CDS encoding flavin reductase, which produces MNNMIAPFGYNQSDVTAVPVEAFRNGMAALASAVTVVTTDGPHGPHGFTASAVCSVSDTPPTVLVCINRGTGAHPYILKHGVLAINVLHAGQHELSNIFSSRSRSMQERFAAGRWHAGPTGAPVLDDALASFDCRIREIRDVGTHTIVIAHVVDVSLAVDGVQPGLVWFNRQYSRVIPK
- a CDS encoding TonB-dependent receptor family protein, producing the protein MARISLHRLSDRSIFRSRLLSHRTTLVVGSYLMGFAPAAFAADVAPAHPVRNTTPAAQHDRPAGHGAVPAAAAPQPEIISVSRHRLSPAARAEARLASIPGATSVIDAQKVLKGRNFTSADTLSFQPGVFAQSSGGGDGIRLSVRGSGIATGTNYFRSGMLMMFDGLPVTTPAGTPYELFEPLGLRYTEVLRGANAFDYGGMQLGGAINYVSQTGYDAQRYQARVEAGSFGYVKEQLSSGGVFGKFDYYISATNSYRSGYQDNTKATSFGLNANFGYKFNDRVSTRAFFRYRQTVNGYPGYLTRDQILSDPKQAQSPYYAWGAHRIQPGTKYYGSMTSIRIDDKSKIEIGGNYQDAPIDIQNTASSQIWGYKTIAGVLNYDRHDVLAGHSSDTQAGIMSYSDIEAWQRNRIRVSSVFGGAPDGMLLRNVKYGGTENYFHLRNNTEVAHNLWLTAAGALAFIKRTSDVTYPNRSDLHTSSVNFIPRGGFRYKPDSHVEIYGNVSRSIQPPNDWNYNYAGSYYNAASYPLQAAAGENATSGRLRNQTATTFEIGTTGHYFHNKWSLTYYHSSVHNELLTVTTPESLAAGTSIYGNGSPTMHQGVEFSLETELLKWSGNTLSLRQAYTYQDFRYKHDAVFGHNRLPGIPEHFYQGEVHLDMRNGFYAGFSAQVSSKVGASYDMAYFAPSYHIYNANIGYSWPRRHREVFVSFNNLANTHYAAIVVPGYQAAGKQLSVMQPGDGFGVFVGASIGFN